A portion of the Carya illinoinensis cultivar Pawnee chromosome 11, C.illinoinensisPawnee_v1, whole genome shotgun sequence genome contains these proteins:
- the LOC122282245 gene encoding uncharacterized protein LOC122282245, with protein sequence MIQSAEGIGAITGVPLGRNQVRISHLFFADDCLLFCNVNPLKWSRLSHLLDTYEQASGQRLNKEKALILFSKNTKAEARDLITQVAGIQSSQPYDKYLGLLVEIGRSKTKAFRSVIDKVRGRISNCKLKYLSQAGKEILIKSIIQVIPTYCMGVFKIPKSLLLEIGRMTQQFWWG encoded by the coding sequence ATGATCCAAAGTGCTGAAGGGATTGGTGCTATTACAGGTGTTCCTCTGGGTAGAAATCAGGTGAGGATAAGTCAtctattttttgcagatgactgtCTTCTTTTCTGTAATGTAAACCCCTTGAAGTGGTCTAGGTTATCTCATCTTCTAGACACCTATGAGCAGGCAAGTGGTCAAAGACTTAATAAGGAAAAAGCCTTAATTCTGTTCAGCAAAAATACTAAAGCTGAAGCTCGAGATCTAATCACTCAAGTGGCAGGCATTCAATCCTCTCAACCTTATGACAAATATTTAGGTCTTCTTGTGGAGATTGGAAGATCGAAAACCAAAGCCTTTAGAAGTGTTATTGACAAAGTTAGAGGGAGGATTAGCAACTGCAAATTGAAGTATTTATCTCAGGCTGGCAAAGAAATCCTTATCAAGTCTATTATCCAAGTTATCCCTACTTATTGCATGGGTGTGTTTAAGATTCCTAAGTCTCTCCTATTAGAAATTGGTCGAATGACTCAACAGTTCTGGTGGGGTTAG